A segment of the Bradyrhizobium sp. CCBAU 53340 genome:
TTTCAGCGTGACGGTGGGCGCAGGCAGCACCAAGGTTGGCGTGCTCCGCGGCCAGGTTGAAGTCTCCGATTTCAGGACGGGGCAGATCGCCCAGGTGATGCCGGGACAGGCGGCCGCCGCCTTCGAGCACGGCAAGGCCGGTCTTAGCCTGAGCGGCGCCGGTACGCTCAATCCGATCGAGCAAGGCAAGCCGCGCGCCTCGACGATCGAACGCGTCCCCGTGCCCAAGTCGGGCCTGTCGGCGCCGCGCGATGCGGGAGGCGGCCATGCGATCCATGCGCTTGGTCCGATCGACAAGGGCACCAAGACGGCAGGTATGCCGACGCCGTCGCATCAGGTCACCGGAGCTCACCCGCCGAAGGCCGGCGTCGTGCACATCTCCAGCTCGCTGGGCGAGGTCAAGCTGAACTTCCACAAGGTCACGCACGGACTGGCCCACAGCGCTGCTGCACCGGGGCAAGTCCGCAATGCGAATGCCAGCACCGATACGGTGTGGAGCGATAATAAGTCGAGCACGACGACCACTGCGTCCAACAGCTCGTCGGTCACGGCAGTCACCCTGAGCAGCAGTGGATCCGCAGCCAGCGCCTCATCGGGTGCAACAAATGTTGCGACCACCGCTGGGTCGACCAAGGATAATTCCGGCGCCAATAACGACAACAATGGCAACGGGACCATGGGCAACGGGAATGGCGGTAACGGCAATAACGGTGCCACCGGCAACGGTATCGGAAACGGCGGCGGCAATGGCAACGGTGGTGGCCACGGCAATGGCCACAGACACTAGGGCGATTTCCTAGGGGACGAGGGGGCGCACCTGCAGAAGCGGGTGCGCGGGAGGATCGGGTGAAACGCTATCGGCCACACATCCTTGTCGTGATCGCGCTGGCGGTCGTGCTGTCCACGGGATGGCACGGCGCGCTTCGCAATGCGCTCACCGATCTCCGCTTCGCCTGGGAATCTCGTTCCGCCAGCGGCAACGTCGTCGTGGTGGCGATCGACGCCCCCTCGATCGCTCAGATCGGCGTGTGGCCGTGGCCGCGCCGCCTGCACGCCGACCTTCTGCGCAGGCTCGAGAGCGCCGGTGCGCCGGACGTGGCCTTCGACATCGATTTCAGCACGCCGTCGGATCCGGCCTCCGACGAGGCCTTCGTCACCGCGCTCCGGGAGGTCGGCGGCTCGACCATTCTGCCGTCCTTCAAGCAACCGACGCCCAATGGTGGTCCGGCTCACATCAATCGTCCGCTGAAGCCTTTCGGCAATCAGTCGTGGCCGGCCCTCGTCAATGTCGCGGTCGAACCCGATGGGCTCGTTCGCCGCTACCCGGTCGGCGAGAAGCTCGGGGATGTCCAGATGCCCTCGATGGCCGTCGTGCTGGCCGGGCAGGACGCCAATCGGCGGCCGCCCTTCCTGATCGACTTCAGCATTCGGCCGGGATCGATTCCAGTTGTTTCCTATATCGACGTGCTGCGGGGGAATGCCGCGGCACTCAACAAGCTGAGGGACAAAAAGGTCATTGTCGGTGCTACGGCACTCGAGCTGGGCGACCGGTTCAGTGTCCCGAATGGCCGCATCGTCGCTGGACCCGTCCTCCAGGCCCTGGCGGCAGAATCGGTGCTTCAGAACCGCATGCTGCGCTGGACGTCCGATGCCGGCATGGTCGCCGGTCTCGGCCTGATCTGCCTACTGATGATGTATTCATGGCGCCGTGTCGCGCCGGGCGTCCGCGTCGCGATCCTGATCGCGGCCGGAGCCGGCATCGAACTGACCGCGGTCCTCGTGCAGCAACGATGGCCGCTTGTGATCGATACCTCGCTGTTCCACATCGCGATCGTCGCCTATCTGACGGCGATCGCGCTGGATGAGATCGATTTCCGGAGCCTGCTGGGGCGCATCGCCGAAAGTCGTTTTCATCGTATCGCGATGTCGCTCGGCGATGGCTTGGTCTGCACCGACGAAGATCACCGGATCACGGTCTGGAATCCCGGCGCGAGCGCGATCTTCGGCTACATGCCGACCGAGATGATCGGTCGCCCGTTCGAAATACTTTGCGCAGTTCCGGCCGACGCCGGCACGAAGACTTTCGCCATTCGCGACGCCGCGCGCCAGGCGCTGCTGGTGCCCGGCGGTGCCGTCGTCGTCGAGTTCGAGGGCCGGCGCAAGAATGGCGAGATTTTCGCGGTCGAGGCGAGCTTCTCGGGTTGGCAGGGAACGGACGGCTTCCAATATGGCGCGATCCTGCGCGACATTTCCGTGCGCAAGCGCGAGGCAGAACGCGTCAGGTATCTGGCCGAATATGACGCACTGACGGGGCTTGCCAACCGCAACACGCTGCACGCGGGCCTTGTCAGTCTGATCGCTGCGGCCGAGCGGCGCTCTTCCGAAGCTGCGCTGCTCGTGCTGGGGCTCGATGGCTTTCAGCAGATCAACGACATGCTGGGACACGCGGCCGGCGACCTCGTGCTGCGCGCGGTGGCCGAACGGCTACGGACCGAAGCCGATAGCAATGCGGTCGTCGCCCGGCTCAGCGGCGACGAGTTCGCGATTGCGCTGGATGGCGCAAGCATCGGCGAGCCGATTGCAGCGTTTGCCGAGCGGATTGCGCGCTCGTTCGAGACGCCGCTCGCAACGGGTACGCGCCAGCATCGGGTCAGGATCAGCATAGGTGTTGCGGTCTATCCGGATGGTGGACAAAGCGCCGATGATCTCCTGGGCAACGGCCACCTTGCGCTGAGCAAGGCCAAGCTGACGCGGCGGGGCGGTCATGTGATTTTCAAGAGCGCGATCCGGCAGGAGCTGGAGAATCGGCTGACCTTGGAGAGCGAACTGGCACTCGCCGCCGATCGTGGCGAGTTCGAGCTGTTCTACCAGCCTCAGGTTCGTCTGATCGATGGCGGTCTAATCGGAGCCGAAGCGCTGATCCGCTGGCGGCATCCGGTTCGCGGCTACGTCTCGCCCGGAGAGTTCATGCCGGTGGTCAATACCTCGGCGCTGTCCGAGCGGATCGCGGGCTGGGTGATGGAGACCGCCGTCCGACAGGCGCGTGCCTGGGAATTGTCGGGCAACGCGGTGCGGGTTGCGATCAACCTGTCGCCGTCGCAACTGCACTCCGGCGATCTCGCGCATTCGGTCGCGGAGCTGCTGAAATCGACGGGATTGACCCCCTCGCTCCTCGAGATCGAGGTCACCGAGGACATCCTGCTGCACGACGAGGTCCGGGTGCTCGACATGTTCAAGCGGATCCAGCAGCTCGGCGTCCGCATCCTGTTCGACGATTTCGGAACGGGTTATGCAAGCCTGAGCTATCTGAAGAAGTTTCCGCTCGATGGGCTCAAGATCGACCGCTCGTTCGTGCTCGACCTGCTCGCCGATTCCGACGACGCCGCCATCGTCGGCTCGACCATCGGCCTCAGCAAGCAACTTGGCCTGACGGTCGTTGCCGAAGGTATCGAGAATCGCGCCACGGCGGATTTCCTGATCAGCATGGGATGCGAGGAAGGGCAGGGTTATTTCTTCGGCCGTCCGATGCCCGCCGAGACGTTCGAGAAACAATTTCTGGCGGCTGAGCTTGAAGCCGTCAGCGCTGCGTGAACCTCCTCAGGTTGAGACAGCAGCTTCACTGTCGTACCTCCGGCAGCACAGATTCCCATCACATGTGAAGGGCCGCAATGTGCGGCCCTTCTTGTTCGATCAGGCAGCTCCTATCGGATCAATCGATCTCTTCGATCACGCGGCGTTCTTGCGGCTCGACGATGTAGGTGCGGCTGTCCCGGTTGATGTACCGGTACTCGCGAAGGGTCGGAGCATCCCGATACACCTCTTCCGGAAATGCCTCGATCTCCATGCCCTCCGGCACGCGCTCGCCGGTCCGGATCTCGGTGCGGACCGTGCTGCCGGTCGTCCGGCGCTCGCGCTCAACCGGTCGCGCTTTCGCGTGCTTGCGGATCACCTCACGGTCGTGATCGCTGAATGTTGTCTTGCGCTTCTCGATGGGTGCGGGCGCCGATGCTGTCGAGCGGCCGGAGTAGGGCAGGACCGCCACGATCTTGTAGCTGGACGGCTCTATGATCACGATCTCGTCCTTCACCAGGACGAAGTTGTAGCCACGATACTGCGGCATGATCTGGACGACGTCGGCCGGCAGCGGCTGCAGACGGACATCGCGCGGCACGACCGTACCGACCGATAGCGAGAAGTTCACCTTGGTCAGCGGCTGCACGTTCAGGTGCGAAATCGACGAGCTGATGCGTGTCCGCTGCTGATCGTCGATGTTCGCCGACGCATTCACATTGGTATTCGACGAACGGTCGGCCGTGTTCTGCTGATTGTTCGGCTGCTGGGCCGTATTGGTCGCGTTGCTGCCCGTCGGCGACTGTGCCTGGTTGGTGCCCGATGCCGGCGGATTTGCGCTCTGGGTATTCGAGGGAGGGGGAGGATTGGTCTGTGCCTGGTTCGAAGGCGTCGTGCTCTGATTGGAGGGCTGACTGGTTTGTGCCTGGTTGGTCGAAGTGCCCGAAGTCGGGGCCTGCGTGGTGTTGGTGCCCGAATTTGGGTTTGACGTCTGGCCAGCAGCGGTCTGACCAGTCGACGGCGGAGACTGCGTCTGAGCCGAATTCGTCGAAGGATTGGTCTGCGCAGATCCCGGAGACGAGTTGGATGACGGGGCGGACGTCGCAGGCGACGGCGTCGTCGTCGATGTGGAGTCCTGCTGACGCTGCGCAGCCGACGGGTTGGAGTTCGATGTGCTCGGAGAAGATTGCGCGAGCGCCGAAGTCGCGATCGCGACAGCGGCGGTTGTAGCCAGGAATAGACGCTTGTTCATTTGAAACCTCCTAAATGCGGATGTCGATCAACCCTCGCCGTGCTGCGCGGTTCCGATTCGGGAAGATTCGGCAATAGCGGGAGTTGTGTTTGTTGAGGGAGACCGCGGATTGCTGCTGTAGCGAAAGGACTGAAGCCGCCGCCGGAGCGGAACTTCAATCCCCGCCGGCCATCGGCAGTGGCGCACACGCGCGCATCAGTTGGCGATATCGACCTTCATACTCGCGCGCCATTCGGCTCGCGGCGAACCGCTCCTCGAAACGGGCGCGCACCCTCCTTCGATCGAGTCGACCAACTTCGTTGACTGCGGCGATCGCCTGTTCCTCGCCGTCCACGATAAAGCCCGTGACGCCGTCCTCCACGACTTCCGGCACCGATCCCGAACGGTAGGCGATGACGGGCGTTCCGCACGCCATCGCTTCGATCATGACCAGCCCGAAGGGTTCCGGCCAATCGATCGGAAACAGCAAGGCGGCTGCACCGGCGAGAAACGGCTGCTTGCGAATTTCGTCGACCTCGCCAACAAGCTGGATCTTCTTGCCGTCGATCTCCGGTTCGAGTCTTTTCTTGAAATAGGCCGTCTCCGCGCGGGGTATCTTGGCGGCGATGCGCAGCGGCATGCGGGCGGCGCGCGCGATACGGATGGCGTCTTCCGGCCCTTTCTCTGCGGTGAGCCGTCCGAGAAAAGCCAGGTACGAACCACTCTCGTAGCATGGCTGAAACAGATCCCGGGGCAGCCCGTGCGGAATCGTCGCGAGCCAGTTCGCGTCCGGAAGCGGACGGCGCTGGTTGTCCGAGATGGCAACGAATGGGGCTTTGGAAAACCTCGCGACTACATCGGATAGACCCGGAAGGTCGAGCCGGCCGTGCATCGTCGTCAGAAACGGCACCCCGGTCCGGCTCAGCACGGGCAGGGGCAGCCAGTCCACATGGGAGTGGATCACGTCGAAGTCGCGGGCACGCTCGGCGATGGCCTCAATCAGCAGCGCGCGGGCGGCGCTCGGATCGACGCCCCTCCGCCCCAGGCGGAGAGCCCGCGGCCAGACCGCGTGAAGCCTTCCCTTCGTATTTGAATCGCCGCTTGCGAACAGGGTGACGTCATGACCAAGCGCGACCAGCTCGTCCACCAACCAAGCGATCACCCGTTCCGTGCCGCCGTAAAGCTTGGGAGGAACGCTCTCGGCCAACGGTGCAAGCTGGGCGATCCGCATCCGACTAGGCCCCAAATGCGATGCGCAAGCCGATTACGATGATCGCCGAGATAACGAATGAAATGGCAAGCAACGTCCAACTCGGCCTTGTGCTTCCGCGGGCCACGCGCGCGACGAGCATTTTCATGCTCGTCAACATTCGTCTTCAGAGAGTCGGTGCAGGTAGGCTATCCCGAAGCTGGCGAGTTCTTCGGTATCGCTTTCGCGCTCTTCTCCTCTTCTGTGCAGGTGACGCTCCAGCAGACAGCGCCGGCTGTCGTGAGCGTCGATATCGGGACGCTGGGCCCGGTACACCGTCCATGCGGTCTCCGTTGCGTTCTTCAAGACGACTTCGTCGACCATGCTGTCTCTCCAAGGCGGACCCAGTCGCTGCCAACTCAAGGCACTTCGGAAGGTTTCCAGTTTTTCCCGCTCTTTAGACGAAGAGAGGAGACACACGCGGTCAGCAGCAACCATTGCCTATTTTTCCCGTTATCCACGGGGCGCAAGCAATGTGGATGTGAAAGGAAATTTCGATGAATAGGATCGCAATGTCGACACTGATGGTCGGCGCACTCGGTCTGAGCTCGGTAGCGGCAACGTCTCCCGCCGAAGCTCAGTGGCGAGACTGGGGACCGGGTATCGCCGGCGGCCTTGTTGCGGGCGCCGTGATCGGCGGGCTAGCCTCCTCGGCCTATGGCTGGGGGCCGGGCTACGGCTATTACGGATACGGTCCAGGCTACTACGGTGCTGGCTACTATGGCGGCCCCTACGCATACGACTACGACTATGGATATGATGCGCCGTACCGTTGGGGCAGCGGATACGCCACGACCACCTACTACACGCGGCCGGTCACATACGGCTATCGCTATCGCCGCGTCGTGCGCCCCGCCTATGCCTATTACCGCGGATCCTATCCCGTGGTGCGGCACCGCTGGCATCGCCACCACTGGTGAGCTCCTCGCTCCAGATCATGGGCCGTGCTCCGGATGGCGCGGCCTTTCTGGATCAGACGGCATTGGCCTCGGGCGATGTGAGACAACAAGCTGGCTGCCCGCGTCTTGTCCCGCGGCCAACTCGCTTCAATAAGAATCAAGGCTTCACGCTAATCGTTCGAACGTCCTAGCGCCGGCGCGCAACCGCTACGCCAAACAGGAAAGCCACGAACAGGCTGGCGAGGGGGGCTTCGCGTGTGATCGCCGCCACCGTGGAGAGCGGCCGTCCGGGCTTTCGCGCTTCATCTATGGCGTAGGTGAGCCGATCGACCGCCGCACGCAACCCTCCCGCGACCTCGCCGATCGTGTGGGACACATCGGTCGCTGCATCGATCGCGCGCTCGGTAATGCCGGGCTCGGAATTAGGCTGCGGTATGTCCATGCTCAAGCTCGCGGCTTCCAGACTCGACGAAGAACAGAGGCCGGCACCTTTGGCTATCCGCGCGTGCGCTCGTTTTGAACAGCGGGCCCGTAGACCTTTGGCTATCCGCGACAGGCGCCGTTTTGAACGGCGGGTGCCGACCTTGTAGTGAAAATGCCGCCCGCGGGAATTTGTTCCGGCTCCCCGTGAAACGACGGGTGCGAATCTCTGTTACGCTGGTGCAGCCTTGCTGACCTCAGGAGATTGCCGTGACCGATCGAACCACCATGGATCGAGCCCGGCGCATCGCGTTGCTGGGCGCGCCAATCGACATGGGCGCCTCGCAGCGTGGCACCTTGATGGGTCCCGCGGCGCTGCGCACCGCCGGCCTTGCAACATTGCTCGAAAGCCTGGACTTCGAAGTCGTCGATTACGGCGACCTCTCCGTGGCCGAGGTCAGGGACCTCTCCGACAGGCCCCCGGAAAAGGCCAATCACTACCGCGAAATCCAGCGCTGGACGCGCGTCCTCAGTCGTCGCGGCTATGAGATTGCGCAAACCGGTGCTCTGCCGATCTTCCTCGGTGGCGACCACACCCTGTCGATGGGCTCGGTCAATGCGATGGCGCGGCATTGGCAGGCGCGCGGACGCGAGCTGTTCGTGCTCTGGCTCGATGCGCACGCCGACTACAATACGCCGGAGACGACCATCACCGCCAATATGCACGGCATGTCAGCCGCGTTCCTGTGCGGCGAGGCGGGCCTGGATGGTCTGCTGGGCGATGATCCGCGCGCCTCGATTGACCCGGATAGACTCGACCTGTTCGGCGCACGCTCGATCGACAAGCTCGAAAGAGATCTGATGCGCGCACGCCGGATCAGGGTGGTCGACATGCGCCAGATCGACGAGTTCGGCGTCGCCGTGCTGATCCGGCGCGTCATCGAGCGGGTCAAGGCGAGCAGCGGCGTGCTCCATGTCAGCTTCGATGTCGATTTTCTCGATCCCTGTGTCGCGCCGGGCGTGGGGACCACGGTGCCGGGAGGCGCGACCTATCGCGAGGCGCATCTGATCATGGAGCTGCTGCACGATTCCGGCGTGGTGCGGTCGGTCGATATCGTCGAGCTCAATCCGTTCCTGGATGAACGCGGCCGCACTGCACGCACTGCGGTTGAATTAATCGGCAGCCTGTTCGGCCAGCAGATTACCGATCGGCCGACGCCCAGCAACGCGATTGCGCCAGGTGAGTGACGCGCTGGCTGTTTGTGCGCTGCAAGGGAATGGAACTGCTGTTGCGGCCGGTGGCTTTGGATCGGTCCTGAGCGAGATCGCTTGTTTTTGAAATGAGCGCGAATTGCAAATGCGCTTCGCGGAAGCTTTGATGCGGGCCGAGCTTCAGCCGAGGGTCTGCAATGAGCAACACGATCGATGCCAGCGACAAATCCGACAGGACCACGCGCCGCCGCTTCCTGCAAGCCGGCGGCGCAGTGGCAGGGAGTGTCGTCCTCGGAGCCGGTGCATCCGCCGCCGCGGAGACGGAAAACCTTCCGCCCAACGTCCCCGATTGGATGAAGGCACCCGGCGATCCCATGGGAAGCCAGCCCTATGGTGCGCCGTCGCCATACGAAAAGGGCGTCGTCAAGAACATTTCGAAGAATCTCAAGCAATACATCTCCGCGTCCGGCCGCACGCCGTTGCAGGAACTCGACGGCATCATCACGCCGAACGGTCTGTTCTATGAGCGGCATCACGGCGGGGTTCCGACCATCGACCCGGCGCAGCACCGATTGATGCTTCACGGCCTCGTCGAGCGGCCGCTGATCTTCACCGTTGAGGATCTCAGGCGCTTTCCGTCGGAATCGCGCATCCACTTTCTCGAATGCTCCGGCAATCCCGGTTACACCAAGCCCTATGGCAAGACAGCCTCGGACCTCGTTGGTCTTCTGAGCTGCGCCGAGTGGACCGGCGTCAGCCTGAAACTGGTGCTTCAGGAGGCGGGGTTGAAGCCGGAGGCCAAATGGGTGATCGCCGAAGGCGCCGACGCGGCAGCACTGACCCGGAGCATCCCGATCGAGAAATGCCTCGAGGATGCCATGCTCGTCTACAGCCAGAACGGCGAGCGGCTTCGCCCGCAGCAGGGTTATCCGTTGCGGCTGCTGTTGCCAGGTTTCGAAGGCAATATGAACGTGAAGTGGCTGAGGCGCCTGCACGTGACGGCGGAGCCTGCCTACTCGCGTGAGGAGACCTCGAAATACACCGATCTCCTGGCTGATGGCACGGCGCGCGAATTCTCCTTCTACATGGAAGCCAAGTCGATCATCACGCGCCCCTCGGGTGGCCAGCGTCTGAGCGGCCCCGGTTTTCACGAAATCACCGGGATCGCCTGGAGCGGCCATGGCAAGATCAAGCGCGTCGAGGTGTCCGTCGATGACGGCAAGAGCTGGAACGACGCGCGATTGCAGGATCCGGTGCTGACACGTGCCCTCACGCGCTTCCGCTTGCCCTGGCAATGGGACGGCAAGCCCGCTGTGATTCAGAGCCGCGCGATTGACGAGACCGGCTATGTTCAGCCGACGCTCGCCGAACTGCTCGCCGTACGTGGCGAGAATTATTTCTACCACAACAATGCAATCTGGCCCTGGCGCATTGCTGCCGACGGGGAGGTCATCAATGCGCTGGCATGAGATCTGCTGCGTTGCCCTGACTATTCTGTTCGGCATCGGAGCAAGTGAGGCCCAGGCGCAAAGTGCGTACAGCATCGGCCGGCCAGCCACGGCGGCCGAGATCGCGGGCTGGAATATCGATGTCGGACGCGATGGCAGCAATCTGCCGAAGGGAAGTGGATCGGTCAGTCATGGACGCGAAGTGTTCGCGCAGCAATGTGCGTCATGTCACGGCGAGAATGGCGAGGGTGGCATCGGCGATCGCCTCGTCGGTGGACAGGGTACGATAGCGACCGCCAAGCCGATCCGCACGGTCGGAAGCTACTGGCCTTATGCGCCGACGTTATTCGACTACATCCGACGGGCGATGCCGCAGAATGCGCCGCAGTCGCTGAGCGACGACGATGTCTACGCTGTGTCTGCTTATATCTTGAACCTGAACGGGTTGGTCGGAGCGGATGCGACGCTGGATGCCCGATCGCTCGCGGCGATCAGAATGCCGAACCGGGATAAGTTCGTTGGTGACGCACGACCTGATGTCAAGTGAAGGACATGAAATGGTCGAGTTTCCGGTGTTGGCTCGGAACTTGCTTCGATCGGACTGGAACTCGTTGGGCCAGCACGGCGTTGACCTAGCGAGAAGGACAAAGGTGCGGATTCTTCGATGGCAACAGATCGCTTCGCAAACTCCATCTCTATCGCGCTGCGCCATCCCGGCGTCATCGCGATGATCGTGGCCGCCGTGACGATTGCCGCGATGCTGATCGTCGACCACGGGCCATGGAGCCGCGCCAAGACCCAACCGGCTCATGTCGCAATGTATGCGACGACGGGCGAGGCTGCCCATGCGGTGGGCGCCAAGGTGCTTCCGACCGAGCCAAAATCGCCGGTCGAGCCGGAACGGCCGGGGCCGAAGACGTCCCCGACCATCAATCCGGTGCAGCCCTAAGCTTCAGCCCTTGCGGCCGTAGTTGAGAAGTCCTCCGGTCGTCTTCGGCGGATGAGCGCGAAGGGCCTCCTCGTTCGGCTCGGTGCCCCAACCCGGACGATCCGAAACGATCAGATGGCCGTTCTCGATCTGCGGCTCATGCGTGAACAGCTCGCTGTCCCAGGCGAGGCGGTCGATGTCTATCTCCATGATCCGCAGGTTTGGCACCGCCGCACAGAAATGCGCATTCATCATCGAGCAGAGATGGCCGTAGAAATTATGCGGCGCGACGTTGACCTCGAACGCTTCCGCGGCCGAGGCGATCTTCATCGACTGCCACACGCCATTCCAGGGCGTGTCGATGATCGCGACGTCCATCGCCTGTTCTTGGAAATAGGGCAGAAATTCACGCATGCCCAATAGCGTCTCGCAGGACGAGATTGGATGCGGGCTCTGCCGGCGGATGTAGCCCAGCGCTTGCGGGTTGAAGCTGTCGATCTCGATCCAGAACATGTCGAGATCGGCGATCTCGCGCAGGATCTTCAGATAGCCTTCGGTCTTGGCGTTGAAGTTGCAGTCGAGCAGGATGTCGACGTCGGGGCCGGCGCCGTCGCGCATTGCTTCCAGATGCATGCGCAGGTCGCGCAGGATCTTGCGGTCGACATTGATCTCGGGCGCAAAGGGGGAGCCGAAGCCGGGTCGCCAGCCGGTCGGCTTGCCGTCATCGTAAGAGAAGATATTGGTCTTGAGCGCCGTGAATTTCTTCTCGCGCACCTCCCGGCCCATCGCCTTGACGCCGTCGAGGCTCTCGATCGGCGGCTTGTACCAGGAGGGATGATTGATCCGCCATGTCGCACAATGCGACCAGTAAACCCTGATGCGGTCGCGGATCTTGCCGCCGAGCAGCTCGTAGCAGGGGACGCCGAGACACTTTGCTTTGGCATCCAGCAACGCATTCTCGATCGCGCCCAGCGCCTGGGCCACCACGCCGCCGGCGGCGGGGCGCGTGGCGGCGAACAGTTCGGCATGAATGCGCTCGTGCTGGAAGACGTTCTGGCCGATCACACGGGCGGATAGCCGCTGGATCGCGGCGCCGACACCGGGCGAACCAAAACCTTCGTCAAACTCACTCCAGCCAATGATGCCGTCGTCGGTCGTGACCTTGACGAAATGGTAGTTTCTCCAGCCGGCGTCGCAGGCGAGGAGATCGAGATTTTTTGCTTTTGATGAGTTTGCCATGTCGCTCCCTGTCGCCGTGCCGGGCGTTGTTGTTCTTATGCCCGGTCGAAAGCCCGGGCCCAGCCACGATTGTTAGGCTAGTGACGGATCGGCGTGAAGCCCGCCGAGGCACGGCCGGCAGCGCCTTTCGGCCTCATTGGGGGAAAAGCCCGTAGAATCCGATGGGGATAGCCATGATCTTTTACGGGATCGTCCCGAAATTGGGCCAAGCCCAGGCTTTTTTGGCCACAATCGGAACCGATCAAGTCGGCATGTAGTTCTGGCCATGATTTCGCTTCTGGCGCTCCTCACGATGAGTGGGGCCGCCATTTCCGATCGGTTTCTGACAGCCGATCAGCACGTCGCGCAAGGGGTGGAGTAGCGCGACAGGCGAGGGCGCTTTGTCTTTGGGGAGACAACAATGCTTTCAGTAGATCAGTTCTTGCGGTTCATCAGCGTGCCGGCCGTGTTCGCGGCCTTCGTCATTGCGTCTCAGATCTCGGCCGCGCTGACACCGCTCTAGAGCCTTTTCCGTTCCGATGGAATCGGAACGGGGCTCTAGATTCTTGTTTTGACGCGTTTTCTTGACGCGAACCGGTATCCACTTCGCTCGAAAACGCTCTAGCCGATCACGGACGAGCCGAGCAAGGCGAGGACGGCGAGCGCCATCAGCGCGGTGCCGAGCCATCCCAGCGCGACGAGCTGCGATCGGGCCCTGAAGCGCCCCATGATCGTCTTGTTCGAGACGATCATCATCATCATCGCCATGATGGGGACGGCGACGATGCCGTTGAGTACGGCGCTCCACACCAGCATGTGGATCGCGCCGATCCCCGTGAAGCCAAGCCCGAAGCCGATGATGGTTGCGGCGGCGATGATGGTGTAGAAGCCCACCGCCTTCTCGGGCCGTGCCTCCAGCGTCGCGCGCCAGCCGAAGATCTCCGCCACGCCGTAAGCCGCTGAGCCCGCCAGCACCGGGATTGCCAGAAGGCCGGTGCCGATGATGCCGAGGGCGAACAGTGCGAAGGTGAAGTCGCCGGCGAGCGGCCGCAGCGCCTCGGCCGCTTCTGTCGCCGAACCGATGTTGGTGACGCCGTTGGCGTTCAGCACCGCGGCCGTGGTCAGGATGATGAAGAACGCGATGCCATTCGACAGCAACATGCCGAGAGTCGTGTCGACCTTGATGCGCGTAAGCTCGGGATCGCCGCCGCGGCGTGTTTCCTCGCGCAGCGGTCGGTCGCGCTTGCCAAGGTTCATTTCCTCGACCTCCTGGGAGGCCTGCCAGAAGAAGAGATAGGGGCTGATCGTGGTGCCGAGGACCGCGACCACCATCATGAAGTAGTCGGCGCCGACATTCGCCTTCGGCCACACCGCGGCGAGTAGCGCAGTGCTCCATGGAATCTTCACGGTGA
Coding sequences within it:
- a CDS encoding glycosyltransferase family 4 protein gives rise to the protein MRIAQLAPLAESVPPKLYGGTERVIAWLVDELVALGHDVTLFASGDSNTKGRLHAVWPRALRLGRRGVDPSAARALLIEAIAERARDFDVIHSHVDWLPLPVLSRTGVPFLTTMHGRLDLPGLSDVVARFSKAPFVAISDNQRRPLPDANWLATIPHGLPRDLFQPCYESGSYLAFLGRLTAEKGPEDAIRIARAARMPLRIAAKIPRAETAYFKKRLEPEIDGKKIQLVGEVDEIRKQPFLAGAAALLFPIDWPEPFGLVMIEAMACGTPVIAYRSGSVPEVVEDGVTGFIVDGEEQAIAAVNEVGRLDRRRVRARFEERFAASRMAREYEGRYRQLMRACAPLPMAGGD
- a CDS encoding FecR domain-containing protein, giving the protein MLVRTGMRCALMAALILGTASGASAADDGVWSVSKSSGEVWLATNGAQPVSLNQEETLKPGDTIRTGRNGRVLLVRGEETILISPNSVVGVPAEKKEGLSTTIIQQAGSILLEVEKRNVKHFEVETPYLAAVVKGTHFSVTVGAGSTKVGVLRGQVEVSDFRTGQIAQVMPGQAAAAFEHGKAGLSLSGAGTLNPIEQGKPRASTIERVPVPKSGLSAPRDAGGGHAIHALGPIDKGTKTAGMPTPSHQVTGAHPPKAGVVHISSSLGEVKLNFHKVTHGLAHSAAAPGQVRNANASTDTVWSDNKSSTTTTASNSSSVTAVTLSSSGSAASASSGATNVATTAGSTKDNSGANNDNNGNGTMGNGNGGNGNNGATGNGIGNGGGNGNGGGHGNGHRH
- a CDS encoding EAL domain-containing protein translates to MKRYRPHILVVIALAVVLSTGWHGALRNALTDLRFAWESRSASGNVVVVAIDAPSIAQIGVWPWPRRLHADLLRRLESAGAPDVAFDIDFSTPSDPASDEAFVTALREVGGSTILPSFKQPTPNGGPAHINRPLKPFGNQSWPALVNVAVEPDGLVRRYPVGEKLGDVQMPSMAVVLAGQDANRRPPFLIDFSIRPGSIPVVSYIDVLRGNAAALNKLRDKKVIVGATALELGDRFSVPNGRIVAGPVLQALAAESVLQNRMLRWTSDAGMVAGLGLICLLMMYSWRRVAPGVRVAILIAAGAGIELTAVLVQQRWPLVIDTSLFHIAIVAYLTAIALDEIDFRSLLGRIAESRFHRIAMSLGDGLVCTDEDHRITVWNPGASAIFGYMPTEMIGRPFEILCAVPADAGTKTFAIRDAARQALLVPGGAVVVEFEGRRKNGEIFAVEASFSGWQGTDGFQYGAILRDISVRKREAERVRYLAEYDALTGLANRNTLHAGLVSLIAAAERRSSEAALLVLGLDGFQQINDMLGHAAGDLVLRAVAERLRTEADSNAVVARLSGDEFAIALDGASIGEPIAAFAERIARSFETPLATGTRQHRVRISIGVAVYPDGGQSADDLLGNGHLALSKAKLTRRGGHVIFKSAIRQELENRLTLESELALAADRGEFELFYQPQVRLIDGGLIGAEALIRWRHPVRGYVSPGEFMPVVNTSALSERIAGWVMETAVRQARAWELSGNAVRVAINLSPSQLHSGDLAHSVAELLKSTGLTPSLLEIEVTEDILLHDEVRVLDMFKRIQQLGVRILFDDFGTGYASLSYLKKFPLDGLKIDRSFVLDLLADSDDAAIVGSTIGLSKQLGLTVVAEGIENRATADFLISMGCEEGQGYFFGRPMPAETFEKQFLAAELEAVSAA
- a CDS encoding DUF1236 domain-containing protein → MNKRLFLATTAAVAIATSALAQSSPSTSNSNPSAAQRQQDSTSTTTPSPATSAPSSNSSPGSAQTNPSTNSAQTQSPPSTGQTAAGQTSNPNSGTNTTQAPTSGTSTNQAQTSQPSNQSTTPSNQAQTNPPPPSNTQSANPPASGTNQAQSPTGSNATNTAQQPNNQQNTADRSSNTNVNASANIDDQQRTRISSSISHLNVQPLTKVNFSLSVGTVVPRDVRLQPLPADVVQIMPQYRGYNFVLVKDEIVIIEPSSYKIVAVLPYSGRSTASAPAPIEKRKTTFSDHDREVIRKHAKARPVERERRTTGSTVRTEIRTGERVPEGMEIEAFPEEVYRDAPTLREYRYINRDSRTYIVEPQERRVIEEID